In Elusimicrobium sp. An273, a genomic segment contains:
- a CDS encoding purine-nucleoside phosphorylase — protein MTQLAQVKKAAAFLNKKTKNFKPEIALITGSGLAGSIPPLEKEIKIPYSSIPGFLQSTVPGHSGNLIFGVYKGRKLVVMQGRFHYYEGHPMKDLAISIRTLKLLGVEKLLVSAAVGSMDLKLKPGSLCVLKDHINFMCNNPLIGNHDPAFGPMFFDLSEAYDKAMRKTALAAAKKVGVTAGEGVYLAATGPNFETPAEIQMFKKWGATVVGMSVVPEVLVARQCGISVLGLAWVSNMGCGIEKKPLSHAQTISETKKIEGKFKKLLEILFVKL, from the coding sequence ATGACCCAACTGGCGCAAGTAAAAAAAGCAGCCGCTTTTTTAAACAAAAAAACAAAAAATTTTAAACCGGAAATCGCCTTAATTACGGGTTCCGGCTTGGCGGGTTCCATCCCCCCCTTGGAAAAAGAAATTAAAATTCCGTATTCGTCCATTCCCGGTTTTTTGCAAAGCACCGTGCCGGGGCACAGCGGCAATTTGATTTTCGGCGTCTACAAAGGGCGCAAGCTGGTGGTCATGCAGGGGCGCTTTCACTATTACGAAGGACACCCGATGAAAGATTTGGCCATTTCCATCCGCACGCTAAAACTGTTGGGCGTGGAAAAATTGCTCGTCTCGGCGGCGGTGGGATCTATGGATTTAAAGCTCAAACCCGGCTCGCTGTGCGTTCTGAAAGACCATATTAACTTTATGTGCAACAACCCGCTCATTGGCAACCACGACCCGGCGTTTGGGCCGATGTTCTTTGATTTGTCCGAAGCGTACGACAAAGCCATGCGCAAAACCGCACTCGCGGCCGCCAAAAAAGTGGGCGTTACCGCGGGGGAAGGCGTGTATTTGGCGGCCACCGGGCCCAACTTTGAAACGCCGGCCGAAATCCAGATGTTTAAAAAATGGGGCGCGACTGTGGTGGGAATGTCCGTCGTGCCGGAAGTATTGGTGGCGCGGCAGTGCGGCATCAGCGTGTTGGGGCTTGCGTGGGTAAGCAATATGGGCTGCGGCATTGAAAAGAAGCCCCTTTCCCATGCGCAAACCATCAGCGAAACTAAAAAGATTGAAGGAAAGTTTAAAAAATTGTTGGAAATTCTGTTTGTAAAGTTATAA
- a CDS encoding YraN family protein, translating to MNTTWKGKAGEDRAARFLEQAGWRILERNFSARGGEIDLIAADGKTLVFAEVKTRSYQAFGGPLAAVTPAKQKRIAQTALHYLQERGLKFDSIRFDVLCVLPDRIEHIPNAFFPPRTTL from the coding sequence ATGAACACCACCTGGAAAGGAAAAGCCGGCGAAGACAGAGCGGCCCGCTTTTTAGAGCAGGCCGGCTGGCGCATTTTGGAGCGAAATTTTTCCGCCCGCGGCGGCGAAATAGATTTAATTGCGGCCGACGGCAAAACGCTTGTTTTTGCCGAAGTAAAAACCCGCTCTTACCAAGCGTTTGGCGGCCCGCTGGCGGCCGTTACTCCCGCCAAGCAAAAGCGCATTGCGCAAACGGCCCTGCACTACCTGCAGGAAAGAGGGTTAAAATTTGATAGTATAAGATTTGATGTGCTGTGCGTTCTGCCGGATCGGATTGAACACATTCCCAATGCCTTCTTTCCGCCCCGCACGACGTTATAA
- a CDS encoding lipopolysaccharide biosynthesis protein: MANLKRLGKETLIYGTSTVLARLLNFCLVPFYTYYLLPGEYGVIATTFAVVALLNVIFLFGMDQSYLRFASERENKAEVFQHCFYGVLANGAVLSVLLWVFAKPFAGLIGIGAQHMHIIHLAVWVLFLDVLNMIPFTKLRLERRPWYFAGVRTVSIVVNVLGNILFIAWLHKGIASILWANIFGSLASLILLSPVVWGELTKTPFRISRALYQDMLRFAWPFVPAGLASLLISVIDKPILVHLAGLEQVGVYQANFKIGVFMMLLVSMFDQAWRPFFLAHAKEADAKETFAKVLSAFFALGSWFLLGLSLLMPPIIQSDLFGNFHIISPAYWGGLSVIPLVLTGYFFYGLYINFMVGPVLTKKTRILMWITLLGAAVSITTNLSLVPHIGITGAGWAVALSYAAMAGALFCFTQKVYPVAYEYKKLGAMALVCVATAGVSYACSGCSGWTPLGVKILLLTLYPLWMFLILRGQKAAAPSVLL; encoded by the coding sequence ATGGCAAACCTCAAACGACTGGGCAAAGAAACGTTAATTTACGGCACGTCTACGGTGTTGGCGCGGCTTCTTAATTTTTGTCTGGTTCCTTTTTACACCTATTATTTGCTGCCCGGCGAGTACGGCGTCATCGCCACGACGTTTGCCGTGGTGGCGCTGCTGAATGTGATTTTTTTGTTCGGCATGGATCAAAGCTACCTGCGCTTTGCCAGCGAACGGGAAAACAAGGCCGAAGTATTCCAGCATTGTTTTTACGGCGTACTGGCTAACGGGGCGGTGCTGTCGGTCTTATTGTGGGTATTTGCAAAACCGTTTGCGGGGCTGATTGGAATCGGCGCCCAGCATATGCACATTATCCATTTGGCGGTGTGGGTATTGTTTTTGGATGTGCTGAATATGATCCCGTTTACCAAACTGCGCCTGGAGCGGCGGCCGTGGTATTTTGCCGGCGTGCGGACGGTTTCCATTGTGGTAAACGTATTGGGGAACATTTTGTTTATCGCCTGGCTGCACAAAGGGATTGCCTCTATTTTATGGGCCAATATCTTTGGGTCGCTGGCGTCTCTTATTCTGCTGTCGCCCGTGGTATGGGGCGAGCTTACCAAAACCCCCTTTCGCATCAGCCGTGCGCTTTATCAAGATATGCTGCGCTTTGCCTGGCCGTTTGTACCGGCCGGGCTGGCCAGTTTGCTCATCAGCGTGATTGACAAGCCGATCTTGGTTCATTTGGCGGGGCTGGAACAAGTGGGCGTGTATCAGGCCAATTTTAAAATCGGCGTATTTATGATGCTCTTGGTATCCATGTTTGACCAAGCGTGGCGGCCGTTTTTCCTGGCGCATGCCAAAGAAGCCGACGCCAAAGAAACCTTTGCCAAAGTGCTTTCGGCCTTTTTTGCGCTGGGCAGCTGGTTTTTGCTCGGCCTTTCCCTGCTGATGCCTCCCATCATACAAAGTGACCTCTTTGGCAATTTCCACATCATCAGCCCCGCTTACTGGGGCGGGCTTTCGGTCATTCCGCTGGTGCTGACGGGGTATTTTTTCTACGGGCTGTACATTAATTTTATGGTAGGGCCGGTGCTGACCAAAAAAACACGCATCCTGATGTGGATTACGCTTTTGGGAGCGGCCGTCAGCATTACGACCAACCTGTCGCTGGTGCCGCATATCGGCATTACCGGAGCGGGCTGGGCGGTGGCTCTTAGCTATGCGGCCATGGCGGGGGCGCTGTTCTGCTTTACGCAAAAGGTCTACCCAGTTGCATACGAATACAAAAAATTGGGCGCTATGGCGCTGGTGTGTGTGGCCACGGCGGGCGTTTCCTATGCTTGCAGCGGCTGCAGCGGCTGGACGCCTTTGGGCGTGAAAATACTGCTTCTTACGCTATATCCTTTGTGGATGTTTCTTATTTTGCGCGGCCAGAAAGCGGCCGCTCCTTCGGTTTTGCTCTAA